The genomic DNA aTGTGCCCCCCGTCGAGAGCCTGGGCACGGGCCTAGACATTCCGTCGCCTGcgacggcgctcctcgggaTGCCCGCGCCGTCCGTGCCGAACGCGTACGAATGGCCGGCGGACCTTTCCGGCGCCGACTCTACcgtggcgctgcagcaAAAGGACCGGCTCGCGCCCAGCCAGTTTAATTTCCCTATGGGTTCGCTAGGGCCCCTGACCGACGACTTTATCAAGTCGTTCGAGTCCTATTCCAAGCGGTTTGCTACCGATGGGACCCTCAGCATATAGACGTGTACGATTAGCTCTTCCCGATAGTCTGCCCGATCCTCCACTCACcatgccgcggcgtgcgtcgagcgatGCTATGCGGGCCGCGGACGCGTCGACGGAGGAGGTGCTGGACGTGTACTCGGTGTCGGAGGACGAGAAGAGCCCGGTGCACATCGACCTGaccggcgcgagcgacgaggagcgcgccgacgcggatGGCGCGGCCAAAAGCGGGGTGGCAAAAAAGGGGCCCAAGCGTGCCGATGACGCTCGCGGGGCGCCCAgcgcggctgcgtcgccggcgcatAGCACGCCCGCACCCACTTCTGACGCAATTTCGCTCGCTTCAGATctcgactcggacgacatggacgacgtcgcggtcgacgacgaaCTCGACATGGACGACGTCGATATCGATACCCCCCAAAATGCATACGCATCCCTGTACGACGTGCCTGCCGAGCCTGCACCGCAAGGTGCTCCACTGCAGGTGGTtgtggcgcgcgacgagccaaAATCCACGCCAAAGAAGCGCACGACGCAGtggacgccgcgcgaccgAAAGAACCGCATCCTCGTCCACCAGCTCCAGGTACTTGCTGTactggccgcggcgcgcatccgcaACCGCTGGTGCAATGACGCGGAACTGCGAGAGACGCTCCTCGATGCTGTCCCCGACAATCTCTTGCACAAGCTCTACGCCATCCATCCCAAGCGCGAGCCGGAGCGCCgggagcgcgtgcgcctaTTCGAGGCGTTCATGCACGACCTCGTGCGCTGGTGGGCATCGCGGTTCCGCCtgcatgcggcgcagtcGGCCGCATGTGCGTGGCGGCAGCCGTGCCAGgacctgctgctcggcacgccccTTCCCCCGCATACCTGGGTCGACGGCTGGCTGACCGAgtcgcccgccgagcgcgcacgccgccaaAAGATGCCGCGAAAAAAGCGCACGATGGAAGTCGCCCTCTTTCCGCCCGGCGGTGagacggcgacgccgacgtatctgcgcctcttgccgtgcgacgcgccaaAATGTGCCagcgacctcgtcgaggctGCGAATacccgcctcggcacgcacgaGACCAGCGCACTGCTGTTTTGTGCGctgtgccgcgcgctcggcgtgcctgcgcgcctcgttgTCAGCGTgcaggccgcgccgtgcacggccgcagcggccaagacgcccggcgcacgctcgcgcgagccgcggccCACCGAGACGGtcgtctcgagcgacgaggagcctgcgccgcgcacaaagcgccgcgctgaaAAGTCGGGGTACTACATCGAGCCTGtcgacgcacgcggccCGCCGACGGTCTGGGTCGAGGTCTTTAGCAAGCCCTACCAGCACTGGATCACCGTCGATCCCATCCGCGCCTTGGTCCGTGTCACGGGAAGCAAGCACATGGAGCCGGTCACGACGAACAAGCAGAACCGGCTTGTGTACGTGGTCGGGTTCGAAGAGGACGGGtatgcgcgcgacgtcaCCGCACGCTATACTCGCGTGCTGCATACCAAGGttgcgcggcagcggcctGCAGCCGTCGCACGCAACAAAGCGCTCCCCTCTACGCCCGAGGACTGGTGGGGAACcgtggtgcgtgcgctgcaccggccgcagcgcctggaccgcgacgcggcggagGACGTAGAGCTTGCGgaccaggcggcgcgcgagccgatgccgacgagTCTCGGCGCGTTCAAGGACCACCCAGTGTacgtcctcgagcagttTCTGCGGCGCGACCAGGTCATCCACccgctgcaccgcgtcggcACCTTTCAAGGCAAGCCAGTGTACCTCCGAGCCAACGTGCTTACACTGCAGTCTGCGCGGCAGTGGTACAACCAAGGCCGCGAGATTgtcgagggcgagcaggcgctcaaggTCGTCAAGGCCCGGGGCTATACGCTGATGAGCAAGCGCATGGAAGAGCaggcacgcgccgacggccaaGAAGAGGCTACAGAAGGGCTCTATGCGTACCACCAGACGCGCGTCTatacgccgccgccggtcgtCGACGGGCGTGTGCCGACGAACGGCTTTGGCAACATTGACCTGTTCGTGCCGAGCATGCTGCCCGCCGGCGGTCTCCATGTTCcccacgccggcgcggccaaggcggccaAGAGCCTCGGCATCAGCTATGCAGAGGCGGTGGTCGGCTTCGAGTTCCGCAAGTTTCGCAGCCTGccccgcctcgccggcgctgtGATTCCCAAAGAGCATGCAGACCAAGTCTGGGAGGCGATCCGGCATGCAGAAAAGCAGGCGGCAGAGAccgagcaggccaagcgccaggcgcgTGCCATCAAGGGATGGCGCAAGCTGCTTACCGCGCTCACCGTCGCAAAGCACGTCCAGCAGCAGTACGGCACGGCGAAAGCCACGACGCCGCACGATGCCAAGCCGCAGCTCAAGGAGCGGTTGCgcgagaccgaggcgcgccacgAACAAAAGCAGCTGCAGCCCCTCCCAGTCGCGCCTCGCGAGGCGTCggacgagagcgaggacgaggcgccgcagcgccctGCACGCCCGAtcgtctcgctcgacgagctgatTGCGGCGGATGCCCgtgcgagcgaggcgggcaCGCCGCAGAGCGACATGTCCACGGCGTCtcccgcgtcgccggcccCATTGCCGGCGCCAAAGCGGCGCCGGATCGTGCTGAAGCGGTCGGCACCGGCTgagccggcgccgcggcgcagcacacgccgtgcggcgacgGCTGCAGCGATGGCCATGCACGAGCTcagcgagagcgacgacgatATACCCTAATTACACTGGCGGCGCCATAGTATGCTCTCGTACCTTGCGGCACACCCAAAATACAGGGCGGTACTGATGCGCGAGCATGCTCGTGGCGCTTCCCGTAtacgcctgcgccggcagcatcgcgagctcctcgacctggaATCCGAGCTGgggcaggagcgcgaggattTCGTCGAGCGTAAGCTCGATGCTtggctcggcgtcgtgctcaAAGTGCCACAGGAGCGGCCCGAGGTTTGCCCAGATGCCGCCAATCGGCAGGAGTGCGTTGATGACCTCCATGTACCGCAGCGCATTCTTGGCCGTGTCCAAAAAGTAGCACGTCGACACGACGTCCCACGCCCCGTGCTCCTCCTCTTTTGCGTACACCTCGACAAACTCGCCTGCAACCATGCTAAACTCGGTGCCGGGCGCGATGCTCGACGGAAGTACGTCTGGAACCGGGACGCCttcgagcaggtcggcggccgtgcgccagtTGCTGTGCGAGTGAATGTACGGGTAGATCACATGCTGCGCCACCTTTTGCGTATTGTTCAGGAGGAAGTGCGAGGGGATCAGCATAAAGTAGCTAAACTCGTTGCCTTGCGTGCTGTATCCTCGCAGCGCGTACTCAAACGCCAGCCGCCCGAGGCCCGCGCCGGGTACGAGAATATGCACGCTCGAGGGATCCTTCTTGACGTAGCGCTCGACTGCATCGAGCAGCGGCCCGTACGCTGCCTCGCGCTCTGCGCGGCCCGCCTCGCTCCAGTCGCGCGCAatctggcgcagcgcggtaCGCACACGGTCCTGGTCGCTCTCGGACACGGCATGCTTGTCGGCCACCTCGCCGTTGGCCTCTGAACCGAGGCCGAGAAAGTTGCGGCAAAAGTCGGCGACCTGACTGAGCACATCGGCGTTCCGCCGAATACGGTCGtccacctcgccgagccgcgcacgcacgccgccacgctgcgcgggcacctcctcctcgagcaccggcgctgGGAGCGGCGTCTCCAAGTTCCGCAGCAGTGCCTGGTGCGCCAGAGGCAGGTTGCAGattgccgcgcgccgagcattGTTCACATGGAGCTGCGTCAGTTGCACGACCTACCGCATACTGCAAGTACTCGTCCCACGCGCGCAGGACCTTGTCAAAGTGCGCCTGCTCTtccgcgtcgccctcgctcATGTCCGTGCGATGTGGAGGTTGCTTCTGACGAtggcgcacgacggcgtCCCCCCCAAAGAGGACGAGTGGGAAGACGAGGAGTCTGGTGACGAGTCGCTCGATGGATACGGCAGCACAACCAGTGTGCAGTCGACGCAGTCCCATGCAAGCCGACGagaggcgcggccgcggaaGAAGGACAAGGCCGAAAaaaggcgctcggcgccctccgagtcgcccgaggcgcggcggagcgAGATGCGCATTGACACGGCCGTGGAGGCGCTGAtgcacgagcgcgaagATAtgtcgacgccgctcgcgtctCAGCGGCCGTTGATGGATgtgagcgcgacgccgccctcAAAGCGCCacgagcccgagcgcctcccctcgccgagcccggTCGAGCGTCTGGGCAAGGCGATGTACGCGGTGATGGTCGTCCTTGGCGTCAAGCCTCCGCCTGACtttgacgaggcgcagctgcatcCTCCGCCGAAGCAGCGTCCCCCGAGGCACCGTACGGCCGTTGTGGCGAGTCTCTGGGACCACCTctgcgacgaggtgctggtgagcagcagcgactcggtgcAGGAGATGAAGTGGGAGCGCGTCGCTAATTTTATGGCGATCCCTGTCTGGATCGAAAAAACGATCATGTTTGGCTTCCTGGTCTGCCTCAACTCGTTGCTGTACACCTTTACCATCCTCCCGATGCGCTTTGCGACGGCGTGGTGCACGTGGGCGTACAACTCGTTCCTGTGGCTTGTCAGCGGCGAGAAACGCTATCTGAACGTGTCGCACAAGTGCGATATGCTCAAAGGCCTGCTGGTCATCCATACCTGCTACGTCctgtcgcgcgtcgccgacgcgtccAAGATGTACCACAGTGTGCGTGGACAGGACGTGGTGAAGCTCTCGGTGATATTTTCCGTGCTCGAGATCGCCGACCGGCTCTGCGGGAGCTTTGGGCAGGATATTCTCGACTCGCTCTTTTGCCGGCGCACACTCGCACGGCGCCCGAACGGCACGCAGCCGTACCGGCGCATGGTCGGCTACTACGTGCTAGCGCTCGCCTACATTGTGTTTCACACGTTTGTGCTGCTCTATCAGCTTGTGACGCTGAATGTGGCGATCAACAGCTACGACAATGCGCTGCTTACGCTTCTCCTCTCCAACCAGTTTGTCGAGATCAAGACGACCGTCTTTAAGCGGTTCGAAAAGGAGAATCTGTTTCAGCTGACGTGCGCCGACATTGTCGAGCGCTTCCAGCTGACGATGGTGCTCACGGCGATCGGCGCCCGCAACCTCATCGAAGTCGCGGGGTCGCAGACCATGTCGGgcaccggctcgctcggcccgctgccgacgagctTCGAAGTATACCCCTACGTGAACGTCTTTGCACGCACGCTGAATCCCGTCTTGACCGTGCTCCTGAGCGAGATGCTCGTCGACTGGCTCAAGCACGCGTTCATCACCAAGCTCAACCACATCCGGCCCGCGATTTACGGGCGATACATTGACGTGCTGTGTCGTGACCTGCTCCCGAATCGGTctgccgcgacgctcgacggcgactACCAGCGGCAGTCGTCGTTCGTCGACCAGAGCCCGGTCGTGACACGCCGCCTGGGCTTTGCCGTATTGCCTCTGACCTGCGTGCTGATCCGCCTTGCTTTTCAGATCGCCGAGATGATTGCGCAAtcgcgtgcgtcgagcgagtgCGTCTTTCATTCGCCGCCGTCGTgggagcaggcggcgtgGGCCACCGTGCACGGCGATCCCTCGGCCTTGCTCCGGGGCGCCGAGCGGGTCCTTGCGCACTCGGCATgggtgctcgtcgcggtgATCGTGTGGGTGCTTGTCGTGGTGCTCAAGATCCTCCTTGGGGTGAACCTGGCGCACTTTGCCACGCGCCGGTACGCCTcccgcggcgagcgcgaggccgaagAGACGCGCAATGCACGCGGCCGCAAGCCGATCGGCGAGGTACCCATCGAAGCCGAGCTCCAGTCGCAGATCAAGACGATGGTCGACAAGCAGCAAGACAATGCGAGTTCCGTGGGGCTCTACGGACAGCAGCCACCGCCCACCAAGTCCAGCAAGGAGACGTCGCTCCTAGACGTGAACCGGTACACGCTCGTGGGATCGCGCCTATGGTAAATTCTTGCGTGGCCGTCCGCGCTTGCGGGGCGCGGGTGATGCGGTCGGCGTCTCGGTCGCGGAGGAAATTGCCTCGGGCTTGTCGCTTTctgccttggcctcgggcgacttggcctcgggcgacttggcctcgggcgacttggcctcgagcgacttgGCCTCGGGCTTGGGCTTGGGCTTGGGGCCGGGCTTGGCTTTCGGCggcttgggcggcgcgggcgccttGGATGCGAGATGGCGCAGGACGATAGGCAGAGCAAGGATCATGTACAGGACCAGCGCACTgaccgccttggcctcgcgctgcgacaGGTAGGGCAGGCTGTGGATGTGGCCGAGCGGCTTTTCCTTGTCGACGATCGACGGATGCACCGCAAAGAAGCGGCTCAGGATGCTTGTCGTCGCCTgtcgcaccggcgccgcctgcagGAACGCAaacgagctcgaggcctCTGCGCCGCTGGTCGTCAGGCAGAGGAACACGAGCGGgacgaccgcgccgccgagcaggtcggggtacagcagcagcgacgggTTAAACACccacggcggcgtgccgaacgACCACAGACCCGTCGGCGAGTTCAGGTGAaagacgccgacgagcagcggcacgccgccgctgagCAGTGCGCCGACAatgagctgcgcaaagagcgagtGCGCGACGGCAGGATTCGTGTGCTGCTTGACCTGCGTCAAGGCGTAGTTGGCGATGGCTTCTGAGCGGCACACGGCATCGACCGCCGCAAGACCGAGGTCCATTGCAAGTGCCAGTGGGctggcgtgcgcacgcagcagtgcgctgccgacgcccgAAAAAAAGAGCACCGCATGGACCAACGAGTAGAAGCCCACCGACAGCGGCGAGATGAGGATCGGCAGTGGCGcgcccagcagcagcgccacaACTGTCGAGCCACCAAATAGCACAATCAGGTTCAAAACGAGGCTCTGAAAGAGGCGCAGACGCGATTGCGTGCCTCCGCTCAGGAGACGCGTGCCATGGCTGATGCGCACCGCATGGATCAGCGAGAGGACTGCGATCGGGGCCTGCGTTAGCGCGCCAACATACAAATGTCGAGTGGATATGCGTACGGGCAAGCACCTCGGTCAAGTCCGCTGCCGTTGCGAGAATGTACGAGGCAAAGATTGggtcgctcgacgcgaccTCAGCCATGATGGGTGGAGAAACACACCGCTCGCCCGCTGACTAAAGCGACAAAATTTTCGGGGATGCATTGGCGTGGACCATCATGGCGACGAGTCGTACGAAGCCTGTGCGTGCCGAGAAGACGAAGCCGCGTGCCGAGAAGGTGAAGACGCCACGCGCGGAGAAGAAGCCGGTGGTAGACGAAGAAgatgacgaggacgaggttcacgccgacgaggacgaggcgggTATCTCGGAAAAGGGTCTGCAGCGCGTGATGCAGCTCCTGGGCGAGGACGGTCTGAATGAGATGGACCTTGCCGCGCTTCAAGAGATCCAAGGcgacgaagaggaggaTGAGGAGGAGGATGAGGGtgaagaggacgacgaggatgaagacgaagaggacgaggaagTCGATctcgaggacgaagacgacgagAACGAAGACGAagacgaagacgaggacgaggacgaggacgaggaagacGCGTCTgacgaagacgacgagcgcgacgtctCTTCGTCGACCCTCGCTGCCCCCAAAGACTCGCTCGCTGCCAGCATTCTCCGCAGCGGTCTCGTccccgacgaggacgacgatgacgaggacgaggacgaggaagacgagcaagaggccgaggacgacaATGAAGAAGAGGACGgggacgaggaggacgatgGGGACATTGCTGTCGAGGACCTCCCCGACCACCTCGAACTGTCCGAAGAGACGCGTGCGGCCAAGCACAACCGTGTGCGCATTAACCGTGTCGATGCCCTGGAGCGCATCTATGAAGACTTCCGTCTAGACGGCCCCTCTGGCTCCAAGTCGCTCCCCTGGATCGAGACGATGACGGTGACCTACCCCAAGACACTTTCGGACGAGGTTCCCGATGCGCAGAACGAcctggagcgcgagcttgcCTTGTACGTTGCACCCCCCCGCCCCCCACTAACGCAGTTATCGCCAGTCGCTCGATGCCGCTATGCGTGGCCGCCAGCTGGTTCTTGCCGCGAATGTGCCCTTTTCGCGCCCCAACGACTACTTTGCCGAGATGGTCAAGACCGACGAGCACATGGAGCGTAtccgccagcgcctgctcgacgagtcgGCCGGCATCAAGGCGTCCGAGAATGCCAAGCGCCAGCGTGAGCTGAAGAAATACGGCAAGCAGATCCAGACCGAGAAGCTGCAAGAGCGCCAAAAGAGCAAGCGCGACATGGAGGACAAGGTGAACTCGCTCAAACgcaagcgcggcggcctggaGCTGGACGATGACGAGTTTGACGTGCAGCTCGAAGAGGCCATCAGCGACCAgaaagaggcgcgccgcaagcagACGCAAGGCCGCGCCAAGATGCCGCGCCAGAAGCGCGACGAAAAGTACGGCTTTGGCGGCAAGAAGCGCTACGCCAAGTCGAACTCTGCCGAGAGCACCAACGACTTTGGGAAGAAGAAAGGCGGGCGGCCCGGAAAAGCGCAGCGTCCcggcaagcagcgccgcgcggctgGGCGGCGCTAGATATAGTGTAACTACGAGCTATTCTTCCGATAGAGCGCGCTTGCCGCGGTTCATATCCGCTTCccgctcctcgcggcgctggcgctcaaATGCCTCAATGTTGCGGTCGGCCAAGTCggtctcgtcgtcggacgccggcgcgtcggcctcctcgtccgtcTCGTCGTGGACAATGAAcccgtcgtcgtcgtcgtcgtcgtcataGTCGATattgcgccgctgcgcacgcggcgcgtccacgtcgtcgtccgaaAAGTCTGCGTacacgcgcgagcgctgcgacgcgccccgcgcgccgtgtcgccgTGCGTtcaggccgagctcgtcgtagtcgtcgtcgtcgcgcatTGCCTTGTTGCGTtcgcgctggcgcttgcGTTCCGACTCTTtgagctggcgctcgatgcgctccttTTCGCGCTCCGGGTCCAGGCCAAACATTTCCTGAcccgcgacgacgcgcgcgctgcgctggtGCTTGatggcgctcgcgagctTCTGGTGCGTCTCCGAGTTGAGGTTCGGCTTGAAGGtgagcgcggtgcgcaccggcccCTCGGCCTGCAGCACGCCCTCTTTCGCGTGCGGAACAAAGAGGTAGGTGAGCGGGACCTtgccgccgtcggccgtcggcgcgctcgactcggcgtGCTTGGACACGTCGAAGaactcggcgccgagctggagcgactcggagccgtcgctccagcgcacgatgcgcgcgtTCGACTGGGGCGTGATGCCCTTGTCGCTCTTCTgccagcgccagcgcatggtattcgaggtgcgcaggatg from Malassezia japonica chromosome 1, complete sequence includes the following:
- a CDS encoding uncharacterized protein (COG:L; EggNog:ENOG503NW5A) produces the protein MPRRASSDAMRAADASTEEVLDVYSVSEDEKSPVHIDLTGASDEERADADGAAKSGVAKKGPKRADDARGAPSAAASPAHSTPAPTSDAISLASDLDSDDMDDVAVDDELDMDDVDIDTPQNAYASLYDVPAEPAPQGAPLQVVVARDEPKSTPKKRTTQWTPRDRKNRILVHQLQVLAVLAAARIRNRWCNDAELRETLLDAVPDNLLHKLYAIHPKREPERRERVRLFEAFMHDLVRWWASRFRLHAAQSAACAWRQPCQDLLLGTPLPPHTWVDGWLTESPAERARRQKMPRKKRTMEVALFPPGGETATPTYLRLLPCDAPKCASDLVEAANTRLGTHETSALLFCALCRALGVPARLVVSVQAAPCTAAAAKTPGARSREPRPTETVVSSDEEPAPRTKRRAEKSGYYIEPVDARGPPTVWVEVFSKPYQHWITVDPIRALVRVTGSKHMEPVTTNKQNRLVYVVGFEEDGYARDVTARYTRVLHTKVARQRPAAVARNKALPSTPEDWWGTVVRALHRPQRLDRDAAEDVELADQAAREPMPTSLGAFKDHPVYVLEQFLRRDQVIHPLHRVGTFQGKPVYLRANVLTLQSARQWYNQGREIVEGEQALKVVKARGYTLMSKRMEEQARADGQEEATEGLYAYHQTRVYTPPPVVDGRVPTNGFGNIDLFVPSMLPAGGLHVPHAGAAKAAKSLGISYAEAVVGFEFRKFRSLPRLAGAVIPKEHADQVWEAIRHAEKQAAETEQAKRQARAIKGWRKLLTALTVAKHVQQQYGTAKATTPHDAKPQLKERLRETEARHEQKQLQPLPVAPREASDESEDEAPQRPARPIVSLDELIAADARASEAGTPQSDMSTASPASPAPLPAPKRRRIVLKRSAPAEPAPRRSTRRAATAAAMAMHELSESDDDIP
- a CDS encoding carnosine N-methyltransferase (COG:G; EggNog:ENOG503NWES), which produces MSEGDAEEQAHFDKVLRAWDEYLQYALHVNNARRAAICNLPLAHQALLRNLETPLPAPVLEEEVPAQRGGVRARLGEVDDRIRRNADVLSQVADFCRNFLGLGSEANGEVADKHAVSESDQDRVRTALRQIARDWSEAGRAEREAAYGPLLDAVERYVKKDPSSVHILVPGAGLGRLAFEYALRGYSTQGNEFSYFMLIPSHFLLNNTQKVAQHVIYPYIHSHSNWRTAADLLEGVPVPDVLPSSIAPGTEFSMVAGEFVEVYAKEEEHGAWDVVSTCYFLDTAKNALRYMEVINALLPIGGIWANLGPLLWHFEHDAEPSIELTLDEILALLPQLGFQVEELAMLPAQAYTGSATSMLAHQYRPVFWVCRKVREHTMAPPV
- a CDS encoding uncharacterized protein (EggNog:ENOG503NTVI; BUSCO:EOG09263H0Y; TransMembrane:4 (i192-215o221-241i335-357o595-619i); COG:S), with the protein product MAHDGVPPKEDEWEDEESGDESLDGYGSTTSVQSTQSHASRREARPRKKDKAEKRRSAPSESPEARRSEMRIDTAVEALMHEREDMSTPLASQRPLMDVSATPPSKRHEPERLPSPSPVERLGKAMYAVMVVLGVKPPPDFDEAQLHPPPKQRPPRHRTAVVASLWDHLCDEVLVSSSDSVQEMKWERVANFMAIPVWIEKTIMFGFLVCLNSLLYTFTILPMRFATAWCTWAYNSFLWLVSGEKRYLNVSHKCDMLKGLLVIHTCYVLSRVADASKMYHSVRGQDVVKLSVIFSVLEIADRLCGSFGQDILDSLFCRRTLARRPNGTQPYRRMVGYYVLALAYIVFHTFVLLYQLVTLNVAINSYDNALLTLLLSNQFVEIKTTVFKRFEKENLFQLTCADIVERFQLTMVLTAIGARNLIEVAGSQTMSGTGSLGPLPTSFEVYPYVNVFARTLNPVLTVLLSEMLVDWLKHAFITKLNHIRPAIYGRYIDVLCRDLLPNRSAATLDGDYQRQSSFVDQSPVVTRRLGFAVLPLTCVLIRLAFQIAEMIAQSRASSECVFHSPPSWEQAAWATVHGDPSALLRGAERVLAHSAWVLVAVIVWVLVVVLKILLGVNLAHFATRRYASRGEREAEETRNARGRKPIGEVPIEAELQSQIKTMVDKQQDNASST
- a CDS encoding uncharacterized protein (EggNog:ENOG503P8YU; TransMembrane:6 (o31-49i70-96o102-121i168-191o211-230i290-310o)), with translation MAEVASSDPIFASYILATAADLTEVLARTHIHSTFAPIAVLSLIHAVRISHGTRLLSGGTQSRLRLFQSLVLNLIVLFGGSTVVALLLGAPLPILISPLSVGFYSLVHAVLFFSGVGSALLRAHASPLALAMDLGLAAVDAVCRSEAIANYALTQVKQHTNPAVAHSLFAQLIVGALLSGGVPLLVGVFHLNSPTGLWSFGTPPWVFNPSLLLYPDLLGGAVVPLVFLCLTTSGAEASSSFAFLQAAPVRQATTSILSRFFAVHPSIVDKEKPLGHIHSLPYLSQREAKAVSALVLYMILALPIVLRHLASKAPAPPKPPKAKPGPKPKPKPEAKSLEAKSPEAKSPEAKSPEAKAESDKPEAISSATETPTASPAPRKRGRPRKNLP
- the ebp2 gene encoding rRNA-processing protein EBP2 (BUSCO:EOG09265GXF; EggNog:ENOG503NU3U; COG:A): MATSRTKPVRAEKTKPRAEKVKTPRAEKKPVVDEEDDEDEVHADEDEAGISEKGLQRVMQLLGEDGLNEMDLAALQEIQGDEEEDEEEDEGEEDDEDEDEEDEEVDLEDEDDENEDEDEDEDEDEDEEDASDEDDERDVSSSTLAAPKDSLAASILRSGLVPDEDDDDEDEDEEDEQEAEDDNEEEDGDEEDDGDIAVEDLPDHLELSEETRAAKHNRVRINRVDALERIYEDFRLDGPSGSKSLPWIETMTVTYPKTLSDEVPDAQNDLERELAFYRQSLDAAMRGRQLVLAANVPFSRPNDYFAEMVKTDEHMERIRQRLLDESAGIKASENAKRQRELKKYGKQIQTEKLQERQKSKRDMEDKVNSLKRKRGGLELDDDEFDVQLEEAISDQKEARRKQTQGRAKMPRQKRDEKYGFGGKKRYAKSNSAESTNDFGKKKGGRPGKAQRPGKQRRAAGRR
- the LEO1 gene encoding Paf1 complex component (COG:S; EggNog:ENOG503NU6A), coding for MEASEPKADTLAEDLFGDDDQMMSERPARPAPVEEDSSDVDSLEDPEKSALEYREEDEAPQAPVVEEQTAWLNLAQAPVRRTKPTVIARLPNFVRYSDEPFDAATWNEQHEEDMFQSGSELGDKDARSILRTSNTMRWRWQKSDKGITPQSNARIVRWSDGSESLQLGAEFFDVSKHAESSAPTADGGKVPLTYLFVPHAKEGVLQAEGPVRTALTFKPNLNSETHQKLASAIKHQRSARVVAGQEMFGLDPEREKERIERQLKESERKRQRERNKAMRDDDDYDELGLNARRHGARGASQRSRVYADFSDDDVDAPRAQRRNIDYDDDDDDDGFIVHDETDEEADAPASDDETDLADRNIEAFERQRREEREADMNRGKRALSEE